From the genome of Rhizobium leguminosarum, one region includes:
- a CDS encoding ferritin-like domain-containing protein, translated as MAKEPKTLDILFHDTLKDVYFAEHKIVATLPKMNDAAQSKQLKDAFIKHLAETKVHVERLEEVFKIIGKKPEQKTCDAIMGIIKEGSEIMEEYAGTPALDAGLLAAAQAVEHYEMSRYGTLRTWALELGMKDAAKLLQTTLDEEQATDIALTSIATKVVNQNAEKAA; from the coding sequence ATGGCCAAAGAGCCCAAGACACTCGACATTCTCTTTCACGACACGTTGAAGGACGTCTATTTCGCCGAGCATAAGATCGTCGCCACGCTTCCAAAGATGAACGACGCCGCCCAGAGCAAGCAGCTCAAGGACGCCTTCATCAAGCATCTGGCCGAAACCAAGGTGCACGTTGAGCGCCTTGAGGAAGTCTTCAAGATCATAGGCAAGAAGCCGGAACAGAAGACCTGCGACGCCATAATGGGCATCATCAAGGAAGGCTCGGAGATCATGGAAGAGTATGCCGGCACGCCCGCCCTCGACGCCGGCCTGCTCGCCGCCGCGCAGGCTGTCGAACATTACGAGATGTCGCGCTACGGAACGCTGCGCACCTGGGCGCTCGAGCTTGGCATGAAGGACGCCGCGAAGCTCCTGCAGACGACGCTCGACGAGGAACAGGCGACCGATATCGCCCTGACGTCGATCGCGACGAAGGTCGTCAATCAGAACGCCGAAAAGGCTGCCTAA
- a CDS encoding J domain-containing protein, which translates to MTYDSKIFVGLRPTSKKSAPLREPYQSKCQWDGCDSGGANRAPVGRDAEGLYLVFCPQHAREYNKGYNFASNLSDPATARYQREAANGSRKTWGTRVDEATEMPLPSTVRSGTAKTLNARKIAARHQATKADLQRRKLKVLEAKAFETLGLSQDATPEEIRRRYKLMLKMHHPDANRGDRNSEDELRAAIDAHKILKLNGFC; encoded by the coding sequence ATGACGTATGATTCGAAGATTTTCGTCGGCCTGAGGCCAACAAGCAAAAAATCAGCTCCGCTCCGCGAGCCTTACCAGTCGAAATGCCAGTGGGACGGTTGCGACAGCGGCGGCGCCAATCGCGCGCCCGTTGGGCGAGATGCGGAGGGTTTGTACCTGGTGTTCTGCCCGCAACATGCGAGGGAATACAATAAGGGATATAATTTCGCGAGCAATCTGTCTGATCCAGCGACCGCCCGCTATCAGAGGGAAGCAGCAAACGGCAGCCGTAAGACGTGGGGGACCCGCGTTGATGAGGCGACAGAGATGCCGCTTCCTTCGACCGTTCGCTCCGGTACGGCAAAAACCCTTAACGCACGCAAGATTGCTGCACGACATCAAGCTACGAAAGCTGATCTCCAGCGGCGTAAGCTCAAGGTATTGGAAGCAAAAGCCTTTGAAACGCTCGGTCTTTCGCAGGACGCGACGCCTGAGGAAATTAGACGTCGCTACAAACTGATGCTCAAGATGCACCATCCGGACGCTAACCGAGGAGATCGAAACTCCGAAGATGAACTCCGCGCGGCAATCGACGCCCATAAGATCCTCAAGCTGAACGGGTTCTGCTAG
- a CDS encoding transporter substrate-binding domain-containing protein encodes MSCTKLTKLFFGLALSISALTSTQASADATLDRIKGRGTLTVGVILSGAPFGYIDPKTQAQKGFNLDIAQALADDLGVKLETVTVTPPNRVQFLQQGKVDILIANMQYTEDRAKILDYVPTPYDRSGGAAVVRKDSGLKDWADLKGKPVCVSQGSNYTQPLMEEYGAVVKALPSQPESLLALQGGNCVAAVHVGATVGLLLQDRSEEWKDYAIPFPSELIPSDSVIWLRKGEKDTQAALDAGVKKLHASGKLLEFAKANRLLNTQYLQQANKTLSASK; translated from the coding sequence ATGTCGTGCACCAAACTCACCAAGTTATTCTTCGGACTTGCTCTTTCAATCTCGGCGCTGACGTCGACACAGGCGTCCGCGGATGCCACGCTGGACCGCATCAAGGGACGTGGTACGCTAACGGTCGGCGTGATCCTCTCGGGTGCGCCTTTCGGCTATATTGATCCGAAGACGCAGGCGCAGAAAGGCTTCAATCTCGACATCGCCCAGGCGCTGGCCGATGACCTCGGCGTCAAGCTCGAGACGGTGACGGTGACGCCGCCGAACCGCGTGCAGTTCCTGCAGCAAGGCAAGGTCGATATCCTCATCGCCAACATGCAGTACACCGAGGACCGTGCCAAGATTCTCGACTACGTACCAACGCCCTATGACCGCAGCGGTGGCGCCGCCGTGGTGCGCAAGGACAGCGGTCTGAAGGACTGGGCCGACCTGAAGGGCAAGCCGGTCTGCGTGTCGCAGGGCTCCAACTATACGCAGCCTCTGATGGAAGAATACGGCGCAGTTGTTAAGGCGCTTCCGAGCCAGCCGGAATCACTGCTCGCGCTTCAGGGCGGCAACTGCGTTGCGGCCGTGCATGTCGGCGCGACAGTCGGCCTCCTGCTTCAGGACCGATCAGAAGAATGGAAGGACTATGCCATTCCCTTCCCCAGCGAGCTGATCCCATCGGATTCGGTGATTTGGTTGCGCAAGGGAGAGAAGGATACGCAGGCGGCCCTGGATGCTGGCGTCAAGAAGCTGCACGCGTCCGGTAAGCTGCTGGAATTCGCCAAAGCCAACCGGCTACTAAATACCCAGTACCTGCAGCAGGCAAACAAGACGCTTTCCGCCAGCAAGTAA
- a CDS encoding amino acid ABC transporter permease, which produces MQDINLTDLFVSLTGRLGLNYEFLATGYEAQIWRDGFITTLYLIALLIPVSLVAGLLFAAGLTSGRVWLSAPVRAFVEITRNTPTLVQLMFSFLVLNTFVSDLVGGAQNNPLSPFFWVVAVVGLHIAALHAEAIRAGIEAVPTSTVEAARGIGFSQLQILRYVEVPLALRASLPAIVNNLVNLVKLTTVGNAIAVSEITYASIMVWTQRDNVVSLMIVILLFFSLINIVVARVGLWVERRLAVPGYGL; this is translated from the coding sequence ATGCAGGACATCAATCTCACCGACCTGTTCGTTAGTCTGACGGGCAGGCTCGGCCTGAATTACGAATTCCTCGCGACGGGATACGAGGCGCAGATCTGGCGTGATGGGTTCATCACCACGCTCTATCTGATCGCTTTGCTCATCCCTGTCAGCCTGGTGGCCGGCCTGCTCTTTGCCGCCGGCCTGACATCGGGCCGGGTCTGGCTTTCGGCGCCGGTGCGGGCCTTCGTGGAAATCACCCGCAACACGCCGACGCTGGTGCAGCTGATGTTCAGCTTCCTCGTCCTCAACACCTTCGTGTCGGATCTGGTCGGGGGCGCCCAGAACAATCCGCTGTCGCCGTTCTTCTGGGTGGTGGCGGTGGTCGGGCTGCATATCGCGGCCCTGCATGCCGAAGCGATCCGCGCCGGCATCGAGGCGGTGCCCACTTCGACCGTCGAGGCAGCCCGCGGCATTGGCTTCAGCCAGTTGCAGATCCTGCGTTACGTCGAAGTGCCGCTGGCATTGCGGGCATCGCTGCCGGCAATCGTCAACAATCTCGTCAATCTCGTGAAGCTCACCACGGTCGGCAACGCGATCGCGGTGAGCGAAATCACCTATGCCTCGATCATGGTCTGGACGCAGCGCGACAACGTCGTCTCGCTGATGATCGTCATCCTCTTGTTCTTCAGCCTCATCAACATCGTCGTCGCCCGTGTCGGCCTGTGGGTGGAGCGCAGGCTCGCCGTTCCAGGATACGGTCTATGA
- a CDS encoding amino acid ABC transporter permease → MPFLVLFWSLADLTLGRELLEWVPYLASGFGMNILIALCAMALGTLVGVLFGILELVPYRLLRYPVVAYVQIFRNAPHLVLIFATTYIFPFEIVVFGNYLPFPDWVKAVIGLAIPASAYVAEITRGAILSIPTTQWEAAKGLGFSRNQALRWIILPQCLRRSLPPWMNVAASITMGTALASLVGVHELLHAATDASTAVRRLDFTVIAYIVVMAAFFTLCYPIARLTRRLERRFNAA, encoded by the coding sequence ATGCCGTTCCTCGTTCTCTTCTGGTCGCTCGCCGACCTGACGCTCGGCCGCGAATTGCTCGAATGGGTCCCCTATCTCGCTTCCGGCTTCGGGATGAACATCCTTATCGCCCTGTGCGCCATGGCGCTGGGCACGCTGGTCGGCGTGCTGTTTGGCATTCTCGAACTCGTGCCCTACCGGCTGCTGCGCTATCCGGTCGTCGCCTATGTGCAGATTTTCCGCAACGCGCCGCATCTCGTGCTAATCTTCGCTACGACCTATATCTTTCCCTTCGAAATCGTCGTGTTCGGCAACTACCTGCCCTTTCCCGACTGGGTGAAAGCCGTCATCGGGCTTGCCATTCCGGCCAGCGCCTATGTCGCCGAAATCACCCGCGGCGCGATCCTCTCCATTCCGACCACCCAGTGGGAGGCGGCCAAGGGCCTCGGTTTCTCGCGCAATCAGGCGCTACGCTGGATCATCCTGCCGCAATGCCTGCGCCGTTCGCTGCCGCCATGGATGAACGTCGCAGCCTCGATCACCATGGGCACGGCGCTCGCCTCGCTGGTCGGGGTGCACGAATTGCTGCATGCGGCGACCGATGCCAGCACTGCCGTGCGCCGGCTCGATTTCACGGTCATCGCCTATATCGTGGTGATGGCCGCCTTCTTCACGCTTTGCTACCCGATCGCCCGCCTGACCCGTCGCCTGGAACGTCGCTTCAACGCGGCCTGA
- a CDS encoding amino acid ABC transporter ATP-binding protein codes for MNISADNAIVRLEDVHLSFGQTKVLKGIDLTVNRGEAVSVIGPSGSGKSTILRCINALVQPQSGRITVNGTRVDQLTRESERIALRKRIGIVFQQYNLFPHLTVLDNIVLAPTRILGTDRREAEKLARELLDKVRLTEKANAYPGQLSGGQQQRVAIARALAMKPELVLFDEVTSALDPETVGEVLWVIRDLIRDGMTSILVTHEMRFAEEISDTVVFTENGRIVDQGSPEHIFHSADNPRVRQFVSGLSGRGAVRGGEGI; via the coding sequence ATGAACATATCCGCCGACAATGCGATCGTCCGCCTGGAAGACGTGCATCTGTCTTTCGGCCAAACCAAGGTGCTGAAGGGAATAGACCTTACCGTCAACAGGGGTGAGGCGGTCTCCGTCATCGGCCCGTCAGGCTCGGGCAAGTCGACGATCCTTCGCTGCATCAACGCGCTGGTGCAGCCGCAGAGCGGTCGCATCACGGTCAACGGTACCCGTGTCGACCAACTAACCCGAGAGAGCGAGCGCATCGCGCTGCGTAAGCGCATCGGCATCGTGTTCCAGCAATACAATCTGTTTCCGCATCTGACGGTGCTCGACAACATCGTGCTAGCGCCAACCCGCATTCTTGGCACCGACAGGCGCGAGGCGGAAAAGCTCGCCCGCGAACTGCTGGACAAGGTGCGGCTTACCGAAAAGGCAAATGCCTACCCCGGTCAGCTGTCTGGTGGCCAGCAGCAGCGCGTGGCGATTGCGCGGGCTCTGGCAATGAAACCGGAACTCGTCCTGTTCGATGAGGTGACATCGGCGCTCGACCCGGAGACTGTCGGCGAAGTGCTGTGGGTGATCCGCGATCTCATTCGCGACGGCATGACCAGCATTCTCGTGACGCATGAAATGCGCTTTGCCGAGGAGATCAGCGACACCGTCGTCTTTACCGAGAACGGTCGCATCGTCGACCAAGGCTCGCCCGAGCACATTTTCCACAGCGCAGACAATCCCCGTGTGCGCCAATTCGTCAGTGGGCTTTCCGGGCGCGGCGCGGTGCGCGGCGGCGAAGGCATCTAG
- a CDS encoding MmgE/PrpD family protein: MTTTSAPLTRAFAEAIVASDPKTDAAAMEAARTAIVDFLACTIAGATDRTTAVLADAVGANLPGEAILIGAKRRTDPLVAAVVNGYAGHVLDYDDVHASVRGHPTTVIVPALLALAAEREFSADALVASYVVGLEAMARLGLSIGSKHYENGFHATATLGTIGAAAAIAHLTRASAKEAAIALGLAATQSSGLRLQFGYDAKPYHAGMAARSGLLSARLAAAAFGGAPDFLDNPVSFHSAYAFGAERPAAVTENWGTPWQIVAPGLTLKAYPCCTASHPVASLGIDLHREGLAVDAIESITFTYPPGADAALVVSKPTNGIEARFSPEYVFSAALIDGALRLDHFDHRPLQPDLMALAGRAGRRHDETAPRMSSDPKTRFVILDIALRDGSTLTRRFDGLPGVTDPATKFRDATAGNPAFAEIPSLVRTMSSATDLNRLLALLNQDPV, encoded by the coding sequence ATGACCACGACATCCGCACCGCTGACCCGCGCCTTTGCCGAGGCGATCGTCGCCTCGGACCCGAAGACCGATGCCGCCGCAATGGAAGCGGCACGTACGGCGATCGTCGATTTCCTCGCCTGCACGATCGCCGGCGCCACCGATCGCACCACCGCCGTCCTGGCCGACGCCGTCGGCGCCAATCTGCCGGGCGAAGCAATCCTGATCGGAGCCAAGCGCCGCACCGATCCGCTGGTTGCCGCCGTGGTTAACGGTTATGCCGGTCATGTTCTAGACTATGACGACGTACATGCCAGCGTGCGCGGCCATCCGACCACGGTGATCGTCCCGGCCCTGCTGGCGCTTGCCGCCGAGCGGGAGTTTAGCGCGGACGCGCTAGTCGCCTCCTATGTGGTCGGGCTCGAGGCTATGGCGCGGCTCGGCCTGTCGATCGGCTCTAAGCATTACGAGAACGGCTTTCATGCCACGGCGACGCTCGGCACGATTGGCGCCGCAGCCGCGATCGCGCATCTGACGCGGGCCTCGGCAAAGGAAGCCGCCATTGCGCTCGGCCTCGCTGCGACCCAGTCCTCCGGGCTGCGGCTGCAGTTTGGTTATGATGCGAAACCCTATCATGCCGGCATGGCGGCGCGATCCGGCCTGCTGTCGGCACGGTTGGCCGCGGCCGCTTTCGGTGGCGCGCCGGATTTCCTCGACAATCCGGTCAGTTTCCACTCGGCTTATGCCTTCGGTGCCGAGCGCCCCGCCGCCGTGACCGAGAACTGGGGGACCCCTTGGCAGATCGTGGCGCCGGGATTGACCCTGAAAGCCTATCCCTGCTGCACCGCCAGTCATCCCGTCGCCTCGCTCGGCATCGATCTGCATCGCGAAGGGCTTGCGGTGGACGCGATCGAAAGCATCACCTTCACCTATCCACCTGGCGCCGATGCCGCGCTGGTGGTGAGCAAGCCGACAAACGGCATCGAGGCTCGCTTCAGCCCGGAATACGTGTTCTCGGCAGCGCTGATCGACGGTGCCCTGCGGCTCGACCATTTCGACCACCGACCGTTGCAGCCGGACCTGATGGCGCTGGCCGGCCGTGCCGGACGTCGCCATGACGAGACCGCGCCGCGCATGTCCAGCGATCCGAAGACGCGCTTCGTGATCCTTGATATTGCGCTCCGCGACGGCAGTACGCTCACCCGCCGCTTCGATGGTCTTCCCGGCGTGACCGATCCGGCGACAAAGTTCCGCGACGCGACCGCCGGCAACCCGGCATTCGCAGAGATTCCCTCGCTGGTCCGCACGATGAGCAGCGCCACCGATCTGAACCGGCTGCTGGCACTGCTCAACCAGGACCCTGTCTGA
- a CDS encoding LLM class flavin-dependent oxidoreductase, whose translation MSIEREIHLGLFLQGAGHHVSGWRHPHAEAGSENFDLLRRVSQIAEKAKFDMVFLADGLTSGIDAHPSTIARFEPLTLLSALALVTDKIGLAATSSTTYGEPYHTARAFSSIDHLSHGRAAWNIVTTSYARTANNFSKAHPEHDERYAVAEEFVDVVRGLWDSWDDDAFVKDKESGVYADPSKVHVLEHKGKYFSVKGPLNIPRSPQGHPILIQAGSSGPGQDLAARTADVVFTAQQSLEEAQAFYKSLKERVARFGRQADDVAVMPGFLPVIGRTAKEAKEKLAELDQWTDLKSAMPLLEERIGHSLADCDPDGPLPDLPISDQLRSRAELLTALARRENLTIRQLALRVAAGRGHHIVLGTPVEIADRMQQWFEGRAADGFNVMPPFFPEGLEDFTQLVVPILRERGLFRTEYSGSTLRDHLGLLRPALLSF comes from the coding sequence ATGAGCATCGAGAGAGAAATCCATCTGGGCCTGTTTTTGCAAGGCGCCGGTCATCACGTGTCCGGCTGGCGGCATCCGCATGCCGAGGCAGGCAGCGAGAATTTCGACCTTTTGCGCCGCGTGTCGCAGATCGCTGAAAAGGCGAAGTTTGACATGGTCTTCCTGGCCGACGGCCTGACCAGCGGCATCGACGCACATCCCTCGACGATCGCTCGCTTCGAGCCGCTGACGCTGCTATCGGCGCTGGCGCTGGTGACGGACAAGATCGGGCTGGCGGCGACATCATCGACGACCTATGGCGAGCCCTATCATACCGCCCGCGCTTTCTCCTCGATCGACCACCTGAGCCATGGCCGTGCCGCCTGGAACATCGTCACAACATCCTATGCCCGCACCGCCAACAATTTTTCGAAGGCGCATCCAGAGCATGATGAGCGTTATGCCGTCGCGGAAGAGTTCGTCGATGTGGTGCGCGGGCTGTGGGACAGTTGGGACGACGATGCCTTCGTCAAGGACAAGGAGAGCGGCGTCTATGCCGATCCGAGCAAAGTCCACGTGCTCGAACACAAGGGCAAGTATTTCTCGGTCAAGGGACCGCTCAACATCCCGCGTTCACCGCAGGGCCACCCGATCCTGATCCAGGCCGGTTCCTCCGGGCCTGGCCAGGACCTCGCCGCGCGAACAGCTGACGTCGTCTTCACCGCGCAGCAAAGCCTCGAAGAAGCACAGGCCTTCTACAAGAGCCTCAAGGAACGCGTCGCGCGTTTCGGGCGGCAGGCGGACGATGTCGCTGTCATGCCGGGCTTCCTGCCAGTAATCGGCCGCACGGCGAAGGAAGCTAAGGAAAAGTTGGCCGAACTCGACCAATGGACGGATCTCAAGAGCGCCATGCCGCTGCTCGAAGAACGTATTGGCCACAGTCTCGCCGATTGCGATCCCGATGGCCCATTGCCGGACTTGCCGATCTCCGACCAGCTGCGCAGCCGCGCCGAACTCCTGACGGCGCTTGCCCGACGCGAGAACCTGACCATCCGCCAGCTGGCCCTGCGCGTTGCCGCCGGTCGTGGCCACCACATCGTGCTCGGCACGCCGGTGGAGATTGCCGACCGCATGCAGCAGTGGTTTGAAGGGCGCGCCGCCGACGGCTTCAACGTCATGCCGCCCTTCTTCCCGGAGGGGCTGGAGGACTTTACACAGCTGGTGGTGCCGATCCTGCGGGAACGTGGTCTGTTCCGCACCGAATACAGTGGCTCGACGCTACGTGACCACCTCGGACTCCTCAGGCCTGCCTTGCTTTCATTCTAG
- a CDS encoding LysR family transcriptional regulator yields MDWDNIRVFLHIARTGRVIDAAKALALDHSTISRRLAKLEESLGVQLFERAGRRLRITSAGEDLRRSAAKLESIVLQEIGGLGAETTKGMTGRVRIGAPEGLGVGYLGGRIAAIMQDYPNLDIELVALPQTYSLSSREADIAISLDRPEEGSLATRKLTDYELGFYATRDYLGRNGFPQTLDDLTGHTLCGYIAGLLHTRELAYLDIADLKPAMRFTSTSIIAQCAMIESGMAMGVLPAYLAAGKHLLVPVLQPSFLLRRSYWLSVHEDLRRHARIRKTVDLLTAAVRRERSLFAKGSSTRDTSAS; encoded by the coding sequence ATGGATTGGGACAATATCAGGGTATTTCTGCACATTGCTCGAACTGGCCGGGTTATCGATGCGGCAAAGGCCCTGGCGCTTGACCACTCAACTATCAGCCGCCGTCTCGCCAAGCTCGAGGAGAGCCTTGGGGTTCAGCTATTCGAACGGGCCGGGCGGCGATTGCGCATCACGTCTGCCGGCGAAGATCTCAGACGATCGGCGGCCAAGCTGGAATCGATCGTCCTCCAGGAGATCGGCGGGCTCGGTGCCGAGACGACAAAAGGCATGACGGGCCGCGTGCGGATCGGTGCACCGGAGGGGCTCGGCGTAGGTTACCTCGGCGGACGCATTGCAGCCATCATGCAAGACTATCCGAACCTTGACATCGAGCTTGTTGCTCTGCCTCAGACTTATTCGCTTTCTTCGCGGGAAGCCGACATCGCTATTTCACTCGATCGCCCGGAAGAAGGCAGCCTGGCGACACGCAAGCTGACCGATTATGAGTTGGGCTTTTACGCCACCCGTGACTATCTCGGGCGAAACGGCTTTCCCCAGACGCTGGACGATCTGACCGGCCACACGCTCTGCGGCTACATCGCGGGGCTTCTCCACACGAGGGAGCTTGCCTATCTCGACATTGCGGATCTGAAGCCGGCGATGCGGTTCACGAGTACGAGCATCATTGCCCAATGCGCCATGATTGAAAGCGGCATGGCAATGGGCGTTCTGCCGGCCTATCTGGCTGCAGGAAAACACCTGCTTGTCCCGGTCCTGCAGCCGTCGTTCCTCTTGCGCCGCAGCTACTGGCTGTCGGTTCATGAAGACCTTCGGCGTCATGCCCGAATTCGCAAGACTGTCGACTTACTCACCGCAGCAGTTCGAAGGGAAAGATCGTTGTTTGCTAAGGGTTCTTCGACACGTGATACGTCAGCGTCGTAA
- a CDS encoding GMC family oxidoreductase yields the protein MEGDYDYIVVGAGTAGCILANRLSESPRNRVLLLEAGSKDNWIWFHIPVGYLFTIGNPRSDWMFKTEAEAGLNGRSLSYPRGKVIGGSSAINAMIAMRGQAADYDGWASLGLAGWGWQDVLPHFRQMEDHFMGESAHHGIGGGWRVEAPRLSWPILDAVREAAAELGVAKITDFNTGDNEGSGYFHVNQKRGRRWSSARGFLKPVLARANLRLETGVLVDRLVIEDGRATGVRYIRDGVLRTATARGEVVLSAGAIGSVQLLHRSGIGPAEWLSAAGIEPALARPGVGRNLQDHLQQRAVYRISGARTLNETYHSLLRRGLMGIDYALRRRGPLTMAPSQLGLFMRSDRSHDRANIQFHVQPLSLDRFGEPLHRFPAITVSACNLRPTSRGEVRLRSADPHAPPLIAPHYLTTAEDRRVAADAIRATRRLMAQPALRPYRPEEVLPGIAVGDDEASLAKAAGDIGTTIFHPVGTAKMGRADDPLSVVDARLRLHGIAGLRVIDASIMPTITSGNTNTPTAMIAMKGAAMVLEDARR from the coding sequence ATGGAGGGGGATTATGATTACATTGTCGTGGGGGCAGGGACGGCAGGGTGTATCCTTGCGAACAGGCTGTCTGAAAGCCCCAGAAACCGCGTGCTGCTCCTTGAGGCCGGCAGCAAGGACAACTGGATCTGGTTTCATATCCCCGTCGGTTATCTTTTCACCATCGGCAATCCCCGCTCCGACTGGATGTTCAAGACGGAGGCCGAAGCCGGCCTGAACGGCCGCTCGTTGTCCTACCCGCGCGGCAAAGTCATCGGCGGCTCCTCCGCGATCAACGCAATGATCGCCATGCGTGGTCAGGCGGCGGACTATGATGGATGGGCGAGCCTTGGTCTTGCGGGCTGGGGCTGGCAGGACGTTCTGCCCCATTTCCGGCAGATGGAAGATCATTTTATGGGGGAAAGCGCGCATCACGGCATAGGCGGCGGCTGGCGCGTCGAGGCCCCGCGTCTCTCATGGCCGATCCTCGACGCCGTTCGGGAGGCTGCAGCGGAACTCGGCGTCGCAAAGATCACGGATTTCAATACGGGTGACAATGAAGGATCCGGCTATTTTCACGTCAATCAGAAACGTGGTCGTCGGTGGTCTTCGGCAAGGGGTTTTCTGAAGCCGGTCTTAGCGCGGGCGAACCTGCGGCTTGAAACAGGTGTTCTGGTGGACAGGCTGGTCATCGAAGACGGGCGGGCAACGGGTGTGCGCTATATCCGCGACGGCGTCTTAAGAACGGCGACGGCAAGAGGTGAAGTTGTGCTGAGTGCCGGCGCCATCGGCTCCGTCCAGCTATTGCACCGGTCCGGCATCGGGCCGGCTGAATGGCTTTCTGCCGCGGGCATAGAACCGGCTCTCGCGCGGCCCGGCGTCGGGCGCAATCTCCAGGATCATCTGCAGCAACGCGCCGTCTACAGGATCAGCGGCGCCCGTACGCTTAATGAAACCTATCACTCGCTTCTGCGCCGTGGCCTGATGGGGATCGACTATGCCCTGCGTCGCCGTGGACCGCTAACCATGGCGCCGTCCCAACTCGGTCTGTTCATGCGCTCTGATCGGTCGCACGATCGCGCCAACATCCAGTTTCACGTCCAGCCCCTGTCTTTGGACAGGTTCGGCGAACCGTTGCATCGTTTTCCCGCGATCACCGTCAGCGCCTGCAATCTGAGGCCAACGTCGCGCGGCGAGGTGCGGCTGCGCTCAGCCGATCCCCACGCACCGCCGCTCATCGCCCCGCACTATCTGACGACAGCGGAAGACAGGCGGGTGGCAGCGGACGCTATCCGCGCGACGCGGCGGCTGATGGCACAGCCCGCGCTGAGACCGTACCGGCCGGAGGAAGTTCTGCCGGGCATTGCCGTCGGCGACGATGAAGCATCGCTTGCGAAGGCCGCCGGCGATATCGGCACCACCATCTTCCATCCGGTCGGGACTGCGAAGATGGGTCGCGCGGACGATCCGCTGTCCGTCGTCGATGCACGCCTGCGCCTCCACGGGATAGCGGGTCTTCGCGTGATCGATGCGTCGATCATGCCGACGATCACCTCCGGCAATACCAATACGCCGACGGCGATGATCGCGATGAAAGGTGCTGCGATGGTCCTTGAGGATGCACGCCGATAA
- a CDS encoding transporter substrate-binding domain-containing protein — MMHSENWRVGVLFSETGVTGAVEKTQKAATVLAIDEINAAGGVLGRAIEPIAYDPQSTPNLYKELAVKLCDEDRVRVVFGCHMSSTRKAVLPVIEARDALLFYPTLYEGFEYSRHCIYTGAAPNQNSVQLVDFLTEHYGKRVFLVGSNYVYPYESNRTISDLFLQLGGQVLDEMYVPLNLKTEDVAKIIRHIRAAQPDVIYSTIVGDGIIPFYTAFKEAGFDAAKMPIASQSTSEADVIRMRPEVAEGHITAAPFFASLDTPRARAFVSAYQQRYGLQMLPTAPAEAAYFQVYLYAAALQRAGGDGLEQLLPALYDVEYDAPQGAVKIDRMTNHTHLWPRVARVNPQGDYDIVYDPSLRVAPDPFMREYRPDLTQTFPHRVQV; from the coding sequence ATGATGCATTCAGAAAACTGGCGGGTCGGTGTGCTGTTCTCCGAAACGGGTGTGACCGGAGCCGTGGAAAAAACCCAAAAGGCCGCGACCGTGCTGGCGATCGATGAGATCAACGCGGCGGGCGGCGTGCTCGGCCGGGCGATCGAACCCATCGCCTACGATCCGCAATCGACGCCCAATCTCTACAAGGAACTTGCAGTCAAGCTTTGCGACGAAGACCGGGTCCGGGTCGTTTTCGGTTGCCATATGTCGAGCACCCGCAAAGCTGTTCTGCCCGTCATCGAGGCCCGTGATGCACTGCTGTTCTACCCGACGCTCTACGAGGGGTTCGAATACTCCCGTCACTGCATCTATACAGGTGCTGCCCCCAACCAGAACTCCGTCCAGCTCGTCGACTTCCTGACCGAGCACTATGGAAAGCGGGTTTTCCTTGTGGGATCGAACTACGTCTATCCTTATGAATCCAACCGGACGATCAGCGACCTGTTTCTTCAGCTGGGTGGACAGGTCCTGGACGAGATGTATGTTCCCCTGAACCTCAAAACCGAGGACGTTGCCAAGATCATCCGGCACATTCGCGCGGCACAGCCGGATGTCATCTATTCGACGATTGTCGGCGACGGTATCATTCCCTTCTACACGGCGTTCAAGGAGGCCGGATTCGATGCGGCGAAAATGCCGATCGCGAGCCAGTCGACCAGCGAGGCGGACGTGATCCGTATGCGACCGGAGGTGGCCGAGGGTCATATCACCGCAGCCCCCTTCTTCGCCTCTCTGGATACACCCCGCGCCCGCGCCTTCGTCTCGGCTTACCAACAGCGATACGGCCTGCAGATGCTGCCAACCGCGCCGGCCGAAGCGGCTTATTTCCAGGTTTATCTCTATGCGGCTGCTTTGCAGCGCGCCGGTGGCGACGGGCTTGAGCAGCTTCTGCCGGCTCTCTATGATGTCGAGTACGATGCCCCGCAGGGTGCGGTGAAGATAGACCGGATGACAAACCACACGCATCTGTGGCCAAGGGTGGCAAGGGTGAATCCACAGGGCGACTACGACATCGTCTATGATCCGTCGCTCCGGGTGGCGCCAGACCCGTTCATGCGAGAATATCGCCCAGACTTGACGCAGACTTTCCCACATCGTGTTCAGGTTTGA